The following coding sequences are from one Psychrobacter sp. AH5 window:
- a CDS encoding DUF2798 domain-containing protein — MAKFPTIRIRTRRKYYRLIFTCLMALMMSLIISTALILVKAGYSDHFFADLFNSWWLAFLFAWPSAYLCAYLIQEHVLSRIEFY; from the coding sequence ATGGCAAAATTTCCTACCATTAGAATACGTACCCGCCGCAAATATTATCGGCTTATCTTCACCTGCCTTATGGCATTGATGATGTCGCTTATTATTTCAACCGCTCTTATATTAGTCAAAGCTGGTTATAGCGATCATTTCTTTGCGGATTTATTTAATTCATGGTGGCTAGCGTTTCTCTTTGCTTGGCCCAGTGCTTATTTGTGTGCTTATCTAATTCAAGAGCATGTGCTGAGCCGGATAGAGTTTTATTGA
- a CDS encoding alpha/beta hydrolase has product MLLKRLALAALFSLSVVGCTTAPNTLAVNTTQKLIQYERNKSDLQVKSLTLASGDKIVYAENNSLAGEPLLLIHGFGGNKDNFTRIADQLEDYHLIIPDLLGFGESSKPLSANYDYEAQATRLHELLQAKGVAKNIHVGGNSMGGAISVAYAAKYLKEVKSLWLVDSAGFWSAGRPKSLEGATLDNNPLLIKSKEDFYKMYDFVMYKPPYLPKSVKAVFAQERINNKALDAKILEQIVTDNVEERAKIIAEHKIPTLVVWGDKDQVIKPETVDVIKQIIPQSQIIMMKDIGHVPMVEAVDQTAEDYKVFREGMKE; this is encoded by the coding sequence ATGCTACTCAAACGCCTAGCGCTCGCTGCGCTATTTAGTCTGTCGGTAGTCGGCTGTACTACTGCGCCCAATACGCTTGCGGTCAATACTACTCAAAAGCTTATCCAATATGAGCGCAATAAATCTGATCTACAAGTCAAATCATTAACGCTAGCTTCGGGCGATAAGATAGTTTATGCCGAAAATAATAGTTTGGCGGGCGAGCCGTTATTGCTCATTCATGGCTTCGGCGGTAATAAAGACAACTTCACCCGTATCGCTGATCAGTTAGAGGACTATCATCTGATTATTCCAGACCTCTTAGGATTTGGCGAGTCGAGTAAGCCCTTGAGCGCCAATTATGATTATGAGGCGCAGGCCACCCGTTTGCATGAGCTATTGCAGGCTAAGGGTGTGGCAAAAAATATCCATGTCGGTGGTAATTCGATGGGCGGCGCGATCAGTGTGGCCTATGCGGCAAAGTACCTTAAAGAGGTGAAGAGCCTCTGGCTCGTCGATAGCGCAGGATTTTGGTCAGCGGGTCGTCCTAAATCACTTGAGGGCGCAACTTTGGACAACAATCCACTGCTGATTAAGAGTAAGGAGGATTTTTATAAGATGTACGATTTTGTGATGTATAAGCCGCCTTATCTACCAAAGTCTGTCAAAGCGGTATTCGCGCAAGAGCGCATCAATAATAAAGCGTTAGATGCCAAAATCCTTGAGCAGATCGTCACAGATAACGTGGAGGAGCGCGCCAAAATTATTGCTGAGCATAAGATTCCGACGCTGGTCGTCTGGGGCGATAAAGACCAAGTGATTAAGCCTGAAACGGTCGATGTGATTAAGCAAATCATTCCGCAATCGCAGATTATTATGATGAAAGATATTGGTCATGTGCCGATGGTCGAGGCAGTCGATCAAACGGCGGAGGATTATAAGGTGTTTCGTGAGGGGATGAAGGAGTAG
- a CDS encoding MATE family efflux transporter, with amino-acid sequence MSDISSPTSKSRDLTEGSIAKTMLLFALPTLGSSALQSLNGSINAVWVGRFLGEEALAATANGNILMFIMISFVFGFGMAATIFIGQAMGERDDIKVKRTVGTALGSIIPISIVLSAIGWIFAPTLLELLGTPPTAFELALTYLRIIFVAMPVTLTFTLMMMALRGTGDSTTPLWFIAMSVAIDLVLTPTLILGLGPFPEWGIFGSAVATAVANTLALVGMVSTMYWRGSVLTLSMPELRFLKADLSILKSIFSKGLPMGLQMIVISTAALTMLSLINREGVQTTAAYSATQQLWTYVQMPAMALSAAASAMVAQNIGAGQWSRVAGITRWGLIFNVVLTGTMIGVLTIFDKTILGFFLGSDSPAVPIGRHIQIMATWGFMFFGIAQVFFGTMRANGYVIWPLMVMVVSMYPVRLGFAFGLYPMLGSDALWLSFPAGMVATAVMGGGLYLYGGWRKGKNLSEEEAAQGCEGYRAHAGTSATCRDLAPTTSWKRLPLRGVASLQRRLQGSD; translated from the coding sequence TTGAGCGACATAAGTTCTCCCACGAGTAAATCGCGTGACCTTACCGAAGGGTCAATCGCCAAAACCATGCTGCTGTTTGCCCTGCCAACTCTTGGCTCCTCGGCGCTACAATCCCTAAATGGCTCAATCAACGCCGTTTGGGTCGGACGGTTTTTGGGAGAAGAGGCGCTGGCCGCGACGGCGAACGGCAATATTTTGATGTTTATTATGATCTCCTTCGTCTTCGGGTTTGGCATGGCGGCGACTATCTTTATCGGTCAGGCGATGGGCGAGCGCGATGATATCAAAGTGAAGCGTACCGTGGGTACGGCGCTGGGTAGCATTATTCCGATCAGTATAGTGCTGTCGGCGATAGGCTGGATATTTGCGCCGACTTTGCTGGAGCTATTAGGGACTCCGCCCACTGCTTTTGAGCTGGCGCTGACTTATCTGCGCATAATCTTTGTGGCGATGCCTGTCACGCTCACCTTTACGCTAATGATGATGGCATTACGTGGCACCGGCGACTCTACCACGCCGCTTTGGTTTATCGCTATGTCGGTCGCTATCGACTTGGTGTTGACGCCGACGCTGATTTTGGGTCTAGGTCCCTTCCCTGAATGGGGCATCTTTGGCTCAGCGGTTGCCACTGCCGTTGCCAATACCTTAGCGCTTGTCGGTATGGTGAGCACTATGTACTGGCGCGGCTCGGTACTGACGCTAAGTATGCCTGAGCTAAGATTTTTAAAGGCAGATCTAAGTATCTTGAAGTCGATATTCTCAAAGGGCTTACCAATGGGCTTGCAGATGATCGTCATCTCTACCGCCGCGCTCACTATGCTATCGCTGATTAACCGCGAGGGCGTACAGACAACCGCCGCTTATAGCGCCACTCAGCAGCTTTGGACTTACGTGCAGATGCCAGCGATGGCGCTAAGTGCTGCCGCTAGTGCGATGGTGGCACAAAATATCGGGGCGGGTCAATGGAGCCGCGTGGCAGGGATTACCCGTTGGGGACTGATCTTTAACGTGGTATTGACCGGCACCATGATTGGGGTGCTAACTATCTTTGATAAGACTATTTTGGGCTTCTTTTTGGGCAGTGATAGCCCAGCAGTACCTATTGGACGCCATATTCAGATCATGGCAACGTGGGGCTTTATGTTCTTTGGCATAGCGCAAGTATTCTTTGGTACGATGCGCGCCAACGGCTACGTGATTTGGCCACTGATGGTGATGGTGGTGTCGATGTATCCGGTGCGCTTGGGCTTCGCTTTTGGACTATACCCTATGCTTGGTAGCGATGCGCTTTGGTTGTCGTTTCCAGCAGGCATGGTAGCAACCGCGGTGATGGGCGGAGGACTATATCTATATGGCGGCTGGCGTAAAGGTAAAAACCTATCCGAAGAAGAAGCGGCGCAAGGATGCGAGGGCTATCGCGCGCACGCTGGCACCTCAGCAACCTGTCGTGATCTAGCACCAACCACGTCTTGGAAGCGCTTGCCACTACGGGGTGTTGCAAGCTTGCAGCGCCGATTGCAGGGTAGCGATTAA
- a CDS encoding IS1595 family transposase produces the protein MKITHCKLSKKVQRRLLEFFTAEVTARTAADLLDIQPNTAALFYHKIRLVIDYHLSLEADELFDGEVELDESYFGGVRKGKRGRGAAGKTAVFGILKRNGKVYTIVVADTKQTTLMPVIKRKIKPDSFVYTDSYRSYNALDVSEFKHFRVNHSKEFTCGKNNHINGIENFWNQSKRTLRKYNGIDKKNFHLFLKECEFRFNYGSPSNQLKTLRKWCDI, from the coding sequence ATGAAGATAACCCATTGTAAACTCAGTAAAAAAGTACAGCGAAGGCTGTTAGAGTTTTTCACAGCTGAAGTGACTGCTAGAACAGCCGCAGATTTGCTTGATATTCAGCCTAATACTGCTGCACTTTTTTATCATAAAATAAGACTTGTGATAGATTACCATCTCTCATTAGAAGCTGATGAGCTTTTTGATGGTGAAGTCGAATTAGATGAAAGTTACTTTGGCGGTGTACGCAAAGGTAAAAGAGGTCGCGGGGCTGCTGGTAAAACCGCTGTATTTGGTATTCTAAAACGAAACGGTAAGGTTTATACCATTGTCGTAGCAGACACCAAACAGACTACTCTAATGCCTGTTATTAAGCGTAAAATCAAGCCTGACAGCTTTGTTTATACGGATAGCTATCGAAGTTACAACGCATTAGATGTGAGTGAGTTTAAACATTTCAGAGTCAATCATTCTAAAGAGTTTACTTGCGGTAAAAACAATCACATCAATGGCATTGAGAACTTTTGGAACCAGTCTAAACGAACTCTAAGAAAGTATAATGGGATCGATAAGAAGAACTTCCATTTATTTTTAAAAGAGTGCGAGTTTAGATTTAACTATGGCTCACCATCTAATCAGCTGAAAACCTTGAGAAAATGGTGTGATATTTAA